One genomic region from Vicinamibacteria bacterium encodes:
- a CDS encoding peroxiredoxin, with protein MEILLLLVALATAGERPQVGDTAPNFSLPGPGGQAVSLAAFKGKTMVVLAFFPKAFTAGUTKEMSAYRDRYSEFAGTAQVLGVSMDNQETQVKFSESLKAPFPLLADADGTVSKAYGVWNEGGYASRVTFVIDRDGKVKAVFEGKDALDPAGALGACAKPHAP; from the coding sequence ATGGAAATCCTACTCCTGCTGGTCGCGCTTGCTACCGCCGGCGAGAGGCCCCAAGTCGGCGACACGGCCCCCAACTTCAGCTTGCCCGGTCCGGGCGGGCAGGCGGTGTCTCTGGCCGCCTTCAAGGGCAAGACGATGGTGGTGCTCGCCTTCTTCCCTAAGGCCTTCACCGCCGGCTGAACGAAGGAAATGTCGGCGTATCGGGATCGTTATTCCGAGTTCGCCGGCACCGCCCAGGTACTGGGCGTCTCGATGGACAATCAGGAGACCCAAGTGAAGTTCTCGGAGTCCCTGAAGGCGCCATTTCCGCTCTTGGCCGACGCTGACGGCACCGTCTCGAAAGCCTACGGCGTTTGGAACGAGGGGGGGTACGCAAGCCGCGTCACATTCGTGATTGACCGCGACGGGAAGGTGAAGGCCGTGTTTGAGGGGAAAGACGCCCTCGATCCCGCCGGTGCCCTCGGCGCCTGCGCCAAGCCCCATGCCCCTTAG
- a CDS encoding amidohydrolase family protein, with amino-acid sequence MGHSCLALTLAFLGVAPWLGSADDAAVDLGAARSLFEKNIDAIRRRDREAYLACYHRSDRLARGGPTGFVTGFEEFVKAAGERWPDVIEASDLHLVPVQAGVVYGTYRYRVRYGREEHTGISERLFTKTPEGWRVAVTGAIDAPPGTPPPPRALVGATLIDGRGGPPVPTATVVLRGGKIDCAGSAAQCPLPENVGVTDLKGLWLTPGLIDAHVHFSQTGWADGRPDALDLRAAHPYETVEADLRKHPDRFGRSYLCSGVTAVFDVGGYPWTLQLQDRYAQDTLMPHVVAAGPLLSTLDHWLTLPGERQFLPLTSETAAREAVRYLSAQGAHAVKLWYIVRPPTLTVEASEKAVMAAGDEARHMGLPLIVHATGLAEAKVALRAGAKLLVHSVWDVPVDQEFLDLARQQGTILSPTLTVGRGYVRMFRALIDRKAPSVDDPNHCVDEATLVKVASTAALEASLVDAANVEAREHRVVQDERVAASNLPKLVAAGIPIATGTDAGNPLTLHGPAIYAEMEAMQSAGMTPMQVIAASTAVASRALGLEAEIGTIEKGKAADLIAVSGDPSQDVRNFRKLRYVVRGGELRTPEDLKP; translated from the coding sequence ATGGGACATTCGTGCCTCGCTCTCACCCTCGCGTTTCTAGGCGTAGCGCCGTGGCTGGGCTCCGCAGACGATGCCGCCGTGGATCTCGGGGCCGCCCGCAGCCTGTTCGAAAAGAATATCGACGCCATTCGCCGGCGAGACCGCGAGGCCTACTTGGCCTGCTACCACCGCAGCGACCGCCTCGCTCGCGGTGGGCCCACGGGGTTTGTCACCGGCTTCGAAGAGTTCGTGAAGGCGGCCGGGGAGCGTTGGCCGGATGTGATCGAAGCCAGCGACCTACACCTCGTGCCGGTTCAGGCGGGTGTCGTCTACGGCACCTACCGCTACCGAGTCCGCTACGGCAGAGAAGAACACACAGGGATCTCGGAGCGCTTGTTCACGAAGACCCCGGAGGGCTGGAGGGTGGCGGTCACGGGAGCGATAGACGCGCCGCCCGGCACCCCCCCACCGCCGCGGGCCCTGGTGGGCGCGACCCTCATCGACGGGCGCGGGGGCCCGCCGGTGCCCACCGCGACGGTCGTGCTGCGCGGCGGCAAGATCGATTGTGCGGGCAGCGCGGCCCAGTGCCCCCTCCCCGAGAACGTCGGCGTCACCGACCTCAAAGGGCTGTGGCTCACGCCGGGCCTGATCGACGCTCACGTCCACTTTTCACAGACCGGATGGGCGGATGGGCGCCCCGATGCCCTTGATCTACGCGCCGCTCATCCCTATGAGACGGTTGAAGCGGACCTCCGCAAGCATCCCGATCGCTTCGGCCGGTCGTATCTCTGCTCCGGCGTCACCGCGGTGTTCGACGTCGGGGGCTACCCCTGGACATTGCAGCTCCAAGACCGATACGCGCAGGACACGCTGATGCCCCACGTGGTCGCGGCCGGTCCCCTCCTCTCCACCCTCGATCATTGGCTGACCCTGCCCGGAGAGCGCCAGTTCCTGCCCCTGACCAGCGAGACCGCCGCCCGCGAGGCCGTGCGCTACTTGAGTGCGCAAGGGGCGCACGCGGTGAAACTCTGGTACATCGTCCGGCCGCCGACCCTGACCGTCGAGGCATCGGAGAAAGCGGTTATGGCCGCGGGTGACGAGGCACGCCATATGGGCCTCCCGTTGATCGTCCACGCCACGGGCCTCGCGGAGGCGAAGGTGGCCCTGCGGGCGGGGGCAAAGCTCCTGGTCCACAGCGTTTGGGACGTACCCGTCGATCAGGAGTTTCTAGACCTGGCCCGTCAGCAGGGCACGATCCTGAGCCCCACTCTGACCGTGGGTCGCGGATATGTTCGGATGTTCCGTGCCCTGATCGACCGGAAGGCTCCCAGCGTGGACGACCCGAACCACTGCGTGGACGAGGCGACCCTGGTCAAGGTAGCCTCCACCGCTGCACTCGAAGCCTCTCTCGTCGACGCGGCAAACGTTGAGGCTCGCGAGCACCGCGTGGTCCAGGATGAGAGGGTGGCGGCCTCTAACCTGCCCAAGCTGGTGGCCGCCGGAATCCCGATTGCCACCGGCACCGATGCCGGCAACCCCCTCACTCTCCACGGCCCCGCCATCTATGCGGAGATGGAGGCGATGCAATCCGCGGGGATGACGCCAATGCAAGTGATCGCCGCATCGACGGCCGTGGCCAGCCGCGCCCTGGGTCTCGAAGCCGAGATCGGCACCATTGAGAAGGGGAAGGCCGCGGACTTGATCGCGGTGAGCGGGGACCCCTCGCAAGATGTCCGCAATTTCCGGAAGCTGCGCTACGTTGTCCGCGGCGGCGAGCTGCGCACCCCCGAGGACCTGAAGCCGTGA
- a CDS encoding APC family permease: MTGTSPNQVRTRAASAGGLMRVLGIGFGLAVIIGSTLGIGILRTPGLVARELGSRGNILLVWLVGGVYTLLGSVCLAELGTALPQAGGYYVYARRTFGDTVGFAVGWTDWLTYCAVLGYVSIGIGEFSTVLLHLPDPAAKGIAVAALLSFTALQWAGVRVGSQFQQVTTALKSLAFLALVVACFIHAARSPALVTGASPLTLNRPALFGMVVALQSVVITYAGWQSALYFAEEDRDPRRTLPMSMIGGVLSVIVVYLLVNVALLSVLPLPVLSQSTLPAAVAAQVVFGGRGNQIITLLSLVSLLPLINAIMMIGTRILFALGRDGLLWRGSAAVSDRGTPTRAALVTTGVAVALILSGTFQKLVAVASFFLAANYCVCCLALIVLRRREPLLDRPFRAWGYPWSAGIVLAGATLFLAGVIVGDTQTALVAVGLLVVGLLARLWVSRRIKAAPTSRN, from the coding sequence ATGACGGGGACCTCCCCCAACCAGGTCCGCACGCGCGCCGCCTCCGCGGGCGGCTTGATGCGCGTCCTGGGGATCGGCTTCGGCCTGGCCGTCATCATCGGCAGCACCCTCGGCATCGGGATCCTCCGCACGCCCGGTCTCGTTGCCCGCGAGCTTGGGTCGCGGGGGAACATTCTCCTCGTCTGGCTAGTGGGTGGCGTCTACACCCTGCTCGGCTCCGTGTGTCTGGCCGAACTCGGCACCGCTCTCCCCCAGGCCGGCGGCTACTATGTCTACGCGCGCCGGACTTTCGGCGACACCGTCGGCTTCGCGGTGGGCTGGACGGACTGGCTCACCTATTGCGCCGTTCTCGGATATGTGTCCATCGGGATCGGCGAGTTCTCGACCGTGCTTCTTCACCTGCCCGACCCGGCCGCCAAGGGCATCGCCGTCGCGGCCCTCCTGTCCTTCACGGCCCTTCAGTGGGCGGGGGTGCGGGTGGGGAGTCAGTTCCAGCAGGTGACCACCGCGCTCAAGTCCCTGGCATTCCTCGCTCTCGTGGTGGCCTGCTTCATCCATGCCGCGCGGTCGCCCGCCCTCGTCACGGGTGCCAGTCCGTTGACGCTGAATCGGCCGGCCCTTTTCGGCATGGTGGTGGCTCTCCAGTCTGTGGTCATCACCTATGCCGGGTGGCAGAGCGCTCTGTATTTTGCGGAGGAGGACCGCGACCCGCGGCGCACCTTACCAATGTCGATGATCGGCGGAGTCCTCTCTGTAATCGTGGTCTATCTGCTCGTCAACGTCGCCCTCCTCTCGGTTCTCCCCCTCCCGGTCCTCTCCCAGTCCACGCTGCCCGCGGCCGTGGCCGCCCAAGTCGTCTTCGGCGGACGGGGCAACCAAATCATCACCCTGCTGTCCCTCGTTTCCTTGCTGCCGCTCATCAACGCCATCATGATGATTGGCACCCGTATTCTCTTTGCCCTTGGCAGGGACGGCCTCTTGTGGCGAGGCTCCGCGGCGGTCTCTGACCGGGGCACGCCGACGCGGGCCGCACTCGTGACGACGGGGGTGGCGGTCGCTCTGATCTTGAGCGGGACCTTCCAGAAGCTGGTCGCGGTGGCATCCTTCTTCCTCGCCGCGAACTACTGCGTGTGCTGTCTCGCCCTCATCGTCCTGCGGCGGCGGGAGCCACTCCTGGACCGGCCGTTCCGGGCGTGGGGGTATCCGTGGTCGGCGGGAATTGTGCTGGCCGGCGCCACGCTCTTCCTCGCGGGTGTGATCGTGGGTGACACCCAGACGGCACTCGTCGCGGTCGGCCTGCTCGTGGTGGGCCTGCTTGCGAGGCTCTGGGTGTCGAGGCGGATCAAAGCCGCCCCGACCTCGCGCAACTAG
- a CDS encoding SRPBCC family protein, which translates to MRLLQRRFTVRASPEKAWAHLARVSDWPSWARHIRRVDVTPLGALTSHSEGVIKLTNGVRSTFRMEELNPGINWKWVGPFLWLTVHYDHRFHGIGPERVELEFLVDGEGWGVGVFGRLFAVIYAYALNLDRAIPLLVAELQKP; encoded by the coding sequence ATGAGACTACTGCAGCGTCGTTTCACAGTTCGCGCATCACCCGAGAAGGCATGGGCACACCTGGCTCGAGTCTCAGACTGGCCTAGTTGGGCCAGGCACATTCGCAGAGTCGACGTCACGCCTCTTGGCGCCCTCACGTCGCACTCGGAAGGCGTCATCAAGCTAACCAATGGTGTGCGTTCCACTTTTCGCATGGAGGAGCTGAACCCGGGTATCAACTGGAAATGGGTCGGCCCGTTCCTTTGGTTGACTGTGCATTACGATCATCGTTTCCACGGGATAGGCCCTGAACGAGTTGAACTAGAGTTTCTGGTCGACGGCGAAGGATGGGGAGTGGGCGTTTTTGGTCGGCTGTTTGCTGTCATCTATGCGTATGCGCTGAATCTGGACCGGGCGATCCCGCTCCTCGTGGCGGAGCTGCAGAAGCCGTGA